The Pseudomonas cucumis sequence TGCCAGCGCTGCCGGAACTTTTCAACGACACACTCGGCGCCGGTTTGGCCAACAGGAAGCGGCAGCCCTGCATGGCCCGCTCCAGTGCATCAATCACCGTTTGCGGACGCGCATGGGGGCTTACTTGCAAGCTGATTGATACCCCGAAAATGTCACTGGGCCGGCTGAAGTTGATGATCTTGGCCTTGGCCGCCAACGAGTTGGGAATCACCGCCATGCTGCCTTGCGCGGTTTGCAGGCGCGTGGCGCGCCAGTCGATGTCGGTGACCCGGCCTTCGGTGCCATCGATGGAGATCCAGTCATCCAGTTGATAGGGTTTTGTAGTGTTCAGGACGATCCCGGAGAACACGTCGCTGAGGGTACTTTGCAAGGCCAGGCCGACGATGATCGCCAACGCACCGGACGTTGCCAGCACGCCCTTGACCGGCAATTCGAGCACGTACGCCAGGGCAGCGATGACTGCGATCAGGAAAATCACCGCGCCGAGCAGATCTTGCAGCAAACGCCCGGTGTGCCCGACCCGTTGCATCATCACCGCACCGATCAACACCGTCAGGGTGCGCGCTGCATACAACCACCAGCCGATCTGCAAACCGGTGGCCGCCAGGTGCAACGGCACATTGTCGACCCAAGGCGCCGGCGCCATGGGATTCAAGCCTTCGTTGAACAGCAGCACGCTGAACAACGAGAAAATCACCAGTCGTACCGCCAGTTTCCAGTTGCTGCCGCTGGCTGTGATCAAACGCCACAACACCAGATCGATCAGGATCAGGATCAGCGCGCTGAGCAACGGGTGATCGGTGAGCAGTGACAGCATCAAGCAACTCCAGCAAGGGTACGGATGGGCACAGTGTAGGAGGATTTGATGTCTTCAGAACAACACAAAACACTGTGGGAGCGGGCTTGCCCGCGATGGCAATTGATCAGTCACTGTGATGTTGACTGATCGACCGCTATCGCGGGCAAGCCCGCTCCCACAAGTTATGTGTGTATGTGCTGCCAGGGTTTACTTGGCGTTGGTCAGGGTGTTGTAGCTGGTCATCAGGTTGCGGTAGTCCGGGATGTGGTTGGAGAACAAAGTCGCCAGGCCTTCCACGTCGTTGCGCCAGTCGCGATGCAGCTCACAGGCCAGGCCGAACCAGGTCATCAGTTGGGCACCGGAGGACGACATGCGATCCCATGCCGATTGACGGGTCAGTTCGTTGAACGTGCCGGAAGCATCGGTCACCACGAACACTTCAAAGCCTTCGGCCAAAGCCGACAGCGCCGGGAATGCCACGCAGACTTCGGTCACCACACCCGCGATGATCAGTTGTTTCTTGCCGGTAGCCTTGATCGCCTTGACGAAGTCTTCGTTGTCCCAGGCATTGATCTGGCCTGGGCGAGCGATGTATGGCGCGTCCGGGAACAGTGCCTTGAGTTCCGGCACCAGTGGGCCATTGGGGCCGGTTTCAAAACTGGTGGTCAGAATCGTTGGCAGCTTGAAGTACTTGGCCAGGTCGGCCAGGGCCAGCACGTTGTTCTTGAAACGGTCCGGATCGATATCGCGCACCAGAGAAAGCAAACCCGCCTGGTGATCGACCAGCAGAACGGCGGCGTTATCTTTGTCGAGACGTTTGTAGGAAGTAGTCATGGGGTAATCCTCGCTTTTTATCGATGCCGAACGGGCCGGCGTAAGTGAACTCTGATTTTTCGTTTAAACGTGGCCAGGCAAGCCCGGTACGCCACAGCGCTACAACAATGATTTCAAACGGGCATCCGGCCGAACTGGCCCGAATGGAAGTCGGCAAAAGCCTGATGAATCTCTTGCTCAGTGTTCATCACGAACGGGCCATGGCCGACGATGGGCTCGTCAATCGGCTCGCCGCTGAGCAACAACACCACGGCGTCGTTATTGGCTTCCAGGCTGAGCTGATCACCGTCGCGTTCGAACAACGCCAACTGCCCTTCACGCACCAGTTCCAGGCCGTTGACCTGAACCGTGCCGCGCAGCACCACCAGTGCGGTGTTGCGCCCTTCGTGCAGATCCAGGGTCAGCAACTTGCCGGCGTTCAAGCGAACGTCCCATACGTCGATCGGCGTAAAGGTGCGCGCCGGGCCGCTGTGGCCTTCGAATTCACCGGCGATCAAACGCAAGCTGCCCGTGTTGTTCTTCAGTGGGATGTTCGGGATGTCACCGTCGAGAATCGTCTGGTAACCGGGCTCGGCCATCTTGTCCCTGGCCGGCAGGTTGACCCACAGCTGCACCATTTCCAGGGTGCCGCCGCTCTTGGCGAAATCTTCGGAGTGGAACTCTTCATGAACAATCCCCGAGGCCGCGGTCATCCATTGCACGTCGCCGGGGCCGATCTTGCCGCCGCTACCGGTGGAGTCGCGGTGTTCCACTTCGCCCTTGTAAACAATAGTCACGGTTTCGAAACCACGGTGCGGATGCTGACCAACACCACGACGCTCGGTGGTCGGGGTGAATTCAGCGGGCCCTGCGTGATCCAGTAGCAGAAACGGGCTGATGTGTTTGCCCAGGTTGTCGTAGGAAAACAGCGTGCGAACCGGAAAACCGTCGCCGACCCAATGGGTTCGTGGGCTGGTGTAGACACCGATGATGTTCTTCATCTTTTCCTCCAATCTGTTGTGTAACGCGATGGACAAAGCTTAAAACCGGAGCCTTTGGTGCGCTAGACTGCAAAAATCAGCCTTATCGTTCTATTTGGAGAACGATGGTGGAAGACCTCAACACCCTGTACTACTTCACCCAAGTGGTGGAGCATCGCGGTTTCGCCCCGGCCGGGCGGGCGCTGGACATGCCCAAATCCAAGCTCAGCCGACGCATTGCCGAGCTCGAAGAACGCCTCGGCGTGCGCCTGCTGCACCGCACCAGCCGGCATTGCTCGTTGACCGAAATCGGCCAGGCCTATTACCAGCGCTGCCTGGCCATGCGGGTGGAAGCCGAAAGCGCCGCCGAACTGATCGAACGCAATCGCTCCGAACCCCAGGGCCTGGTGCGCATCAGTTGCCCGACGGCGCTGCTGAATTCCTGGGTCGGGCCGATGCTGACCCGCTACATGCTCAAATACCCGCTGGTGGAGTTGTTTATCGAAAGCACCAACCGCCGGGTCGACCTGATTCACGAAGGGTTCGATATCGCTCTGCGCGTGCGCTTTCCACCGCTGGAAAACACCGACATGGTGATGAAGGTGCTGGGCAACAGCACCCAATGCCTGGTGGGCATTCCGGCGTTTTTGCAGCGCTTGTCGTCACCGGCCACGCCGGCTGATCTCAGCGGTCTGCCGAGCGTGCATTGGGGTGGCGCGCAGCGTGAATATCAGTGGGAATTGTTTGGTGCCGACGGTGCCAGCGCGCTGATTCGTCATACCCCTCGCATGGTCACCGACGACTTGCTGGCCTTACGTCACGCGGTGCTCGCCGGCATCGGCATCGCCCATTTGCCGAGTGTGGTGGTGCGTGATGACATTGCTGCCGGTCGACTGGTGGAACTGGTGCCGGGCTGGACACCCAAGTGCGGGATCGTGCATGCGATCTTCCCGTCACGACGCGGATTGTTGCCGTCGGTGCGGGCCTTGATCGACTTTCTGGGCGAGGAATTCAGTCATAGTGATATTGCTTAAGAGCTGCGATCTTTTGCGCTTAGCAATTCTCCATTCATGACTTTCGGTAAACAGTGCTTTGCCGATCCAGCGGTTTTTCTCAAGGATTCAGCCGGGGATACTCCCGCTCATTCCCATTGCAACTCCTGGAGTCATTGATGCCTATTCCCGCATTCGGTCTTGGTACGTTTCGCCTGCAAGGCCAGGTGGTCATCGATTCGGTGAGCACCGGTCTTGAGCTGGGCTACCGGGTCATCGATACCGCGCAAATCTATGAAAACGAAGCCGAGGTCGGCCAGGCCATCACTGCCAGCGGCATTGCTCGTGAAGAGCTGTTCATCACCAGCAAAATCTGGATCGCCAACTTTGCCAAAGACCGGTTGATCGACAGCCTCAAAGAGAGCCTGAATAAGCTGCAAACCGATTACCTGGACCTGACGCTGATCCACTGGCCGTCGCCGGAAGATCAGGTGCCGGTCGAAGAGTTCATGGGTGCGCTGCTCGAAGCCAAACAACTGGGCCTGACCCGGCAGATCGGGGTGTCCAACTTCACCGTTGACCTGATGCAACAGGCCATTGCCGCCGTCGGTGCCGAGAACATCGCCACCAACCAGATCGAGTTGCACCCGTACCTGCAAAACCGCAAGGTTGTCGAATTCGCCCAAAGCCAAGGCATTCAGATCACCTCTTACATGACCCTGGCCTACGGCGAAGTGCTGAAGGATCCGCTCATCCAGCAGATCGCCGATCGCCTTCAGGCGACACCGGCTCAGGTCACGCTGGCGTGGGCCATGCAGCAGGGGTACGCGGTGATTCCTTCCTCCACCAAACGCGCCAACCTGCAAGGCAATCTGCAAGCCTGCGCCTTGACCCTGAGCGATGCCGACATGGCGCTGATTGCAGGCCTGGATCGCGGCCAGCGCCTGACCAGCCCCAAAGGCATTGCGCCGCAGTGGGATTGAACCTCAGCCTTGGTTCAAATGTTTGTCCAGCGATGACATGGCTTGCTGCAACCGATCGACGGCTTCGTCGAGCAGCGCCGTGTTCTCCTCATCGACGACACGCTCCAGTTGTTCGCAATGCTCGATCAAACGCACCGCCCGGACCATACGCGCACTGCCCTTGATGCGGTGCGCCAGGTCTTGCAGACCTGGGCGATCGCCACTGGCGTGCGCCTGGAGCAGATTGATCCGATCACTGCGGTTTGTCACCGCCAGTTCGCGCACCAAGTGATCAAGCAGCGTGCGGTCCGCACCGACGTATTGCTCCAGCCCACTCAAGTCCATTTCGGGTGTGGGTTGCTCTTCGAGCGTCTCTGGCGCTTGGCTCACAAACCTGGACGCCAGCCATGCGCTCAAATCCGCCAGCCGGATGGGTTTGAACAGGCAGTCGTCCATACCTGCCTCCAGGCAGCGGACTTTTTCCTCGGGCTGCGCATTGGCGGTAAAGCCCAGAATCACCGTCGGCGGCAATCCCTGGGCACGCTCTTCATCGCGGATTGCACCCGCCAGTTCATAACCACTGAGCCCGGGCATATTGCAATCGGTGACCACCAGATCGAACTCATGTTCGCGCCACAGCTCAAGCGCCCGTGCGCCCTCTTCGGCCTCCAGAATACGATGTCCAAGGTGACTCAGTTGCCGTGAAAGCAACAGGCGATTAGGCAGGTGATCGTCAACCACCAGAATCGTCAGTGGCCGCGTCGGCACCTGCAACCCGTACTCCTCGGCCTCAATGGAAGGCAACGCTTGCAATGCGATCAGCTCAAGGTTGATGTCGACCTGTGTGCCTTGTCCGAGGACGCTATCGAGTTGCAACCGGCCGCCCATCATTTCGCACAGGGTGCGACTGATCACCAACCCCAGGCCAGAACCGCTTCGAGCTGACTGCCGGCCGTTATCGGCCTGAATGAACGGGCTGAACAACCGTTGTCGGTCGACGTCGCTGATGCCAATACCGGTGTCTTCAATGCGCACACTGACCGCCAGATGCTCCGGCGTCACGGGTGTCACCCGCAGCGTCAGGCTCACCTCGCCTTCACGGGTGAACTTGATGGCGTTGCTCAGCAGATTGGACAGCACCTGCTTGAAACGGGTGGGGTCGATCAACACATCGCCGTCGCTGTGTTCATCCAGATCGATTCGCCACGCCAGCTCTTTCTGCCGTGCAAGGTCTTCGAAAACCCGACACACCGATTCCACCAGCCGCCGAAGATTGGCGCGTTCAGGTGTCAGGGATAAATGCCCGGACTCGATACGGGCGATGTCCAGAATGTCGCCGATCAGCGCCAGCAATTGTTGTGCGGCACCGGACGCCACCTCGATGGCAAAGCGATCGGTGACGCCTTCGTCCGCACGTTTGAGGGCCAGTTCGAGCATGCCGATCAGGGCATTCATCGGCGTGCGGATCTCATGGCTCATGGTGGCCAGAAAAGTGGTTTTGGCGCGGTTGGCATCGTCGGCCTCGTTCTTGGCATCCTGCAATTGCTGCAACCACTGCTGACGCTGGCGGATCTGTCGGCGCTGCCAGGCAATCCAGCCAAAAGCGAGCAACAGCAAGGCGCCAGCCACGGCAAAGGCCTGAAGAATGCCCTGACGATGGCGCAGCCAATAGCTGTCATCCAGCACCACATCATGACTCCAGCGGGCCACCAGATCGTCCATTTCCTGAGGCGAAATACTCAGCAATGCCTTGTTCAGAATCGAGTGCAACTCCAGCGCGCCACGGTGAGTGGCCAAGGCGATACGGGCAGGTTGATCACCCACGGTGCTGCTGACGCGCAGGCGATCCCGGTAATGCCGGGCAATCAGGTAACGGGCGACGATCAATGAACTGAGCGTCGCCTCAGCCTGCCCCTTGATCACCCATTCCATGCCCTCGGCCGGGCTTTGCGCTTCGACCAGGCGAACCTGCGGCGCCCGGGTCTGTATATATCCGAACAACGGATGGCCACGATAAATTGCCAGGCGTTTACCGGCCAGATCGTCCAGTGTCCTGGGGCTGCCCGTGGTCGTTGCACTGACCAGCACAAATGGATTGCTCAGGTAGGCGCGGGTAAAGAGCAACGCGTCTTCACGCTCGCTACTTGGGGTGACCACAGGTAACAGGTCGATCTCTCCGGCCTGGAGTTGCTCGATTTGCCGGTCCAGTGAGCGGCCGCGTTGTACCTGAAAGGTCAAACCGCTGCGCTGGCTGATCAGCGTCAGCAACTGCGCCGTCAACCCGCTGAGCCGGCCTTGGGCATCGTAGAACGTCAGCGGAGCAAAGTTGTCGATCGCGCCGACAGTGATCGTCGGATGCCGCTCCAGCCAGCGCTGCTCACTGACGCTCAAACGCACCGGCTGCTGGCCCATCGTATTGGCCCTGCCGGCACTCCAGCGCACCTCGATGACCGCGCGCTGTTCCATCGGTATTGCCGCCAGAGCCTTGTCGATGATGCTTTTGAGACGCGGATTGTCCATCGCCAGAGCGAAGCCGAACGGATTGGCATCCAGACCGGAAGGCCCCGCCAGATGGACATTGTTGAGGTAGTTATTGTTGATCAGATAATTGGCGCTGATGAAGTCGCCCAGGTACACATCGTCCGGCCCGAACGCTACTGCTCCGAGCGCATCGAGTGCCGAGGGATAAAGCTGCAAGGTCGCGTCGGGGTAGAAGGCTTCCACAGTCTGGGCCGGCAAATAATCTTCGACCATGGCGATACGTTTGCCGCCAAGATCGACAGGCATTCGCTCGTCCAGTCGAGTGACCAGCATCGGCTGATCTTCGGCATAGGCTCGGGACCGGGTCAGCGCCGGGTCCGCCGCTTCGAAGTTGTTCGATGTCCCGAGCAGATCCAGCTCATGGCGTTTCAGGGCGTCCATGGCGGCTTCACGGGTGGCATAACGCAACACGTCAATCTTGACGTGCAGCAGTTGCCCCAGCAGATCGGCGTAATCGGCCGTGATGCCCTCCAGCTCACCGCGGTGGCGCGTTACTTCGAACGGCGGGTAATCCGCCCCCGTTACACCGACGCGCAAGGCCCGTTTATCGCGTAGCCATTGCCAGTCCCTTTCATCCAGCTTGACCTGAAAACCCTCCACCGTGGAACGACCCAGCAGGTGCAACTGCTGCGGCTCGTCGGCCATCGCCGCAGGCAACTGCGTTAAAAGGCTCAGTGCCAAGACCGACAGAAACAGGCGCATGATCGGGGTCATTCAGATCAAACGATTACGTTTGGCGAAGTCTCGCAGGTGCACCGCCGCGTTCACCCCCAGCTTTTCGATCAAGCGAGTCTTGTAGGTGCTGATAGTCTTGTGACTCAAGTGCATAAGTTCGCCGATGACCTTGTTAGACATGCCTCGGGCCAGGTGTTGCAGGATGCTCAATTCGCGGTTGGAGAGTTTGTCGATCATCTGTTTTTCGCTGCTTTGCAGGCTGTCCTGAGGTCCAGAAGGCAGATGCGCGAAATAGGTGTAGCCGGCCATGACCGCATGCACGGCTTTTTGCAATTGACTCAAATCGTTGGTCTTGGCGACATACGCCATGGCCCCGGCACGCATGCAGCGATCCTGAAAGAACAGCGGATCCAGCGACGAGAACACCAGCACCCGGCAGGACAAGTCATTGGCCTTGATCCGTTCAAGCACATCCAGCCCATCACCGCC is a genomic window containing:
- a CDS encoding mechanosensitive ion channel family protein, giving the protein MLSLLTDHPLLSALILILIDLVLWRLITASGSNWKLAVRLVIFSLFSVLLFNEGLNPMAPAPWVDNVPLHLAATGLQIGWWLYAARTLTVLIGAVMMQRVGHTGRLLQDLLGAVIFLIAVIAALAYVLELPVKGVLATSGALAIIVGLALQSTLSDVFSGIVLNTTKPYQLDDWISIDGTEGRVTDIDWRATRLQTAQGSMAVIPNSLAAKAKIINFSRPSDIFGVSISLQVSPHARPQTVIDALERAMQGCRFLLAKPAPSVSLKSSGSAGMEYEISGFVISMDQKRMVRNQLFDLAFRHLQASGVSLLSSVEPNAPVALSRPRALLDSSNIFSTLRQEEKETFSQNMKLQTFRAGEMILPAGEVSDHLFIIESGVVSVALSRGGKKFEAGRMGPGEVIGEAGILSDESALADFSAKTFCTLYRIEKEYLKPCLDARHDISEAMKALFDYRMHTAQTLIQETPKVVEKKGFLQWLRSRSH
- the ycaC gene encoding isochorismate family cysteine hydrolase YcaC, whose product is MTTSYKRLDKDNAAVLLVDHQAGLLSLVRDIDPDRFKNNVLALADLAKYFKLPTILTTSFETGPNGPLVPELKALFPDAPYIARPGQINAWDNEDFVKAIKATGKKQLIIAGVVTEVCVAFPALSALAEGFEVFVVTDASGTFNELTRQSAWDRMSSSGAQLMTWFGLACELHRDWRNDVEGLATLFSNHIPDYRNLMTSYNTLTNAK
- a CDS encoding pirin family protein, producing MKNIIGVYTSPRTHWVGDGFPVRTLFSYDNLGKHISPFLLLDHAGPAEFTPTTERRGVGQHPHRGFETVTIVYKGEVEHRDSTGSGGKIGPGDVQWMTAASGIVHEEFHSEDFAKSGGTLEMVQLWVNLPARDKMAEPGYQTILDGDIPNIPLKNNTGSLRLIAGEFEGHSGPARTFTPIDVWDVRLNAGKLLTLDLHEGRNTALVVLRGTVQVNGLELVREGQLALFERDGDQLSLEANNDAVVLLLSGEPIDEPIVGHGPFVMNTEQEIHQAFADFHSGQFGRMPV
- a CDS encoding LysR substrate-binding domain-containing protein; its protein translation is MVEDLNTLYYFTQVVEHRGFAPAGRALDMPKSKLSRRIAELEERLGVRLLHRTSRHCSLTEIGQAYYQRCLAMRVEAESAAELIERNRSEPQGLVRISCPTALLNSWVGPMLTRYMLKYPLVELFIESTNRRVDLIHEGFDIALRVRFPPLENTDMVMKVLGNSTQCLVGIPAFLQRLSSPATPADLSGLPSVHWGGAQREYQWELFGADGASALIRHTPRMVTDDLLALRHAVLAGIGIAHLPSVVVRDDIAAGRLVELVPGWTPKCGIVHAIFPSRRGLLPSVRALIDFLGEEFSHSDIA
- the dkgB gene encoding 2,5-didehydrogluconate reductase DkgB, with protein sequence MPIPAFGLGTFRLQGQVVIDSVSTGLELGYRVIDTAQIYENEAEVGQAITASGIAREELFITSKIWIANFAKDRLIDSLKESLNKLQTDYLDLTLIHWPSPEDQVPVEEFMGALLEAKQLGLTRQIGVSNFTVDLMQQAIAAVGAENIATNQIELHPYLQNRKVVEFAQSQGIQITSYMTLAYGEVLKDPLIQQIADRLQATPAQVTLAWAMQQGYAVIPSSTKRANLQGNLQACALTLSDADMALIAGLDRGQRLTSPKGIAPQWD
- a CDS encoding transporter substrate-binding domain-containing protein — protein: MRLFLSVLALSLLTQLPAAMADEPQQLHLLGRSTVEGFQVKLDERDWQWLRDKRALRVGVTGADYPPFEVTRHRGELEGITADYADLLGQLLHVKIDVLRYATREAAMDALKRHELDLLGTSNNFEAADPALTRSRAYAEDQPMLVTRLDERMPVDLGGKRIAMVEDYLPAQTVEAFYPDATLQLYPSALDALGAVAFGPDDVYLGDFISANYLINNNYLNNVHLAGPSGLDANPFGFALAMDNPRLKSIIDKALAAIPMEQRAVIEVRWSAGRANTMGQQPVRLSVSEQRWLERHPTITVGAIDNFAPLTFYDAQGRLSGLTAQLLTLISQRSGLTFQVQRGRSLDRQIEQLQAGEIDLLPVVTPSSEREDALLFTRAYLSNPFVLVSATTTGSPRTLDDLAGKRLAIYRGHPLFGYIQTRAPQVRLVEAQSPAEGMEWVIKGQAEATLSSLIVARYLIARHYRDRLRVSSTVGDQPARIALATHRGALELHSILNKALLSISPQEMDDLVARWSHDVVLDDSYWLRHRQGILQAFAVAGALLLLAFGWIAWQRRQIRQRQQWLQQLQDAKNEADDANRAKTTFLATMSHEIRTPMNALIGMLELALKRADEGVTDRFAIEVASGAAQQLLALIGDILDIARIESGHLSLTPERANLRRLVESVCRVFEDLARQKELAWRIDLDEHSDGDVLIDPTRFKQVLSNLLSNAIKFTREGEVSLTLRVTPVTPEHLAVSVRIEDTGIGISDVDRQRLFSPFIQADNGRQSARSGSGLGLVISRTLCEMMGGRLQLDSVLGQGTQVDINLELIALQALPSIEAEEYGLQVPTRPLTILVVDDHLPNRLLLSRQLSHLGHRILEAEEGARALELWREHEFDLVVTDCNMPGLSGYELAGAIRDEERAQGLPPTVILGFTANAQPEEKVRCLEAGMDDCLFKPIRLADLSAWLASRFVSQAPETLEEQPTPEMDLSGLEQYVGADRTLLDHLVRELAVTNRSDRINLLQAHASGDRPGLQDLAHRIKGSARMVRAVRLIEHCEQLERVVDEENTALLDEAVDRLQQAMSSLDKHLNQG
- a CDS encoding response regulator transcription factor; amino-acid sequence: MKKALLVDDHPVVSAAVRIVLEPEGFKLIYEAFSVGEALSILREHAVDLVILDLVMPGGDGLDVLERIKANDLSCRVLVFSSLDPLFFQDRCMRAGAMAYVAKTNDLSQLQKAVHAVMAGYTYFAHLPSGPQDSLQSSEKQMIDKLSNRELSILQHLARGMSNKVIGELMHLSHKTISTYKTRLIEKLGVNAAVHLRDFAKRNRLI